The genomic region AAGTGCAGGCTCAAGTGTGATTGTAGCTACTGGCGACGACCTTTACAGTGCTGTTAAGAAAGACTTAGGCTTTTAATTGTAATCATATTTATAGATTTTATTGTTGAAAAAAGTGTCTGCTACAAACGGACACTTTTTTTGTATATACCGTTAATACCACAGCTAAATGAAAAATGAGAACCCTATTGGGCTGTTTGACTCGGGCGTAGGAGGCACTACGATATGGCGTGAGGTAGTAACCCTAATGCCTTGTGAGAATACGCTTTTTCTGGCAGATAGTGCCAATGCCCCTTATGGAGAGAAATCAAAAGAGGAAATCACCCGCCTGAGTGATGTGAACACACAATACCTATTAGACCACGGAGCTAAGATTATCGTAGTGGCTTGCAATACGGCTACTACAGCAGCTATTTCTTACCTGAGAGCGAAGTATAAACAAGTGCCCTTTATTGGGATAGAACCTGCTATCAAGCCTGCCAGCCTGAACAGTAAGAGCAAAAAGATAGGTGTGCTGGCTACCCGCAGTACCCTTGCGAGCGACCTCTTTGCCAAGACCAGCAACCAGATGGCTGAGGAAGAAGAAGTGCAGATCATTGAGCGCGTAGGTGAGGGCTTGGTAGACCTCATCGAAAGTGGACAAATCAATAGCCCTAAGATGACTGAGCTACTGCGCCAATACCTCCTGCCAATGGTAGCTGAGGGAATAGATTATTTGGTGCTCGGCTGCACCCACTATCCTTATCTTTTGCCTCAGATAAAAGCCATATTACCACCTCATATCGAAGTGATTGACTCAGGCTATGCCGTAGCCAAACAGACGCGCAACGTCCTACAACAGCGCGATTTACTCACTAAGCACACCTCACAAGGTAGGCATACGTGGCTTACCAGCGGCAAAGTAGAGATACTCAAAGGGTTTGCCCCTGACTTTGTGGAGATAAGGAAGATAGAAAGTAGAAGGGCAGAAGTTAGAAATTAGAAAGCAGAAGTTAGAAATTAGAAAGCAGAAGTTAGAAGATAGAAGAGTAGAAAAAGAGAAGCGTAGATACTTTTATACGCTTCTCTTTTTTATTTACTGTTCTCTGACTGCTGACTTCTGACTACTGACTTCTACTTCTTAGGTATCCTTATGTAGTAGGTTTTGCCATCCTCGTTATCTAACTTTTTATCGCGCAGCCAAGGGTTATAGAGCTTCAAATCTTTGTAAGTGATGTTTTGGCTTTTCGCAAAGTCGGTAAGGTTGCTAATCGTACTATCCACCATCACGTTGGTGGTAGGCAGCTCATTGTACAGATGCTTCTTGTCAAAGATAAACCCATACTTCTTAGGGTGCTTCATTATCTCCTTCATCGCCAGAATGCGAAACACATAGCGCGAAGTCTCCGTGCTGAGCCACAGATCGTAATAGTTCTTCGTCTGCTGGAAAGTAGCTTGGGTATTGACCCCCGTCATCCCTGCGTTGTATGCTGCCGCCGCCATCGTCCAGCTGCCTGTGATGCGCTTTGCCTTGTTGAAATAATCGCAAGCAGCCTGGGTAGCCTTCTCTAAGTGATAGCGCTCGTCCACCTGGTCAGTTACCTCCAAGTTATACTCTTTGGCTGCGGGACGCATAAACTGCCAAAAACCACTCGCCCCCGAAGGTGAAACCGCATTGGTAAGGCTGCTTTCAATCACTGCGAGGTACTTGAAATCATCAGGGATATTATTGCGCCTCAGTATAGGCTCGATGATAGGAAAGTACTTATTGGCGCGCTTTAAGATAAGCAGCGTATTGGATTGCCAATAAGTGTTCACCGTAAACTCACGATCGGCGCGCTCGTATATGTCAGGGTCTTCGAGCGGCACGGGCTCACCTGCGAAGTCAAGTTTTTCGGGAATATCTAACGCATACACCCGATAATCGCTTTCAAAACTTCCCTTGTGATGCTCTGTTGTTGACTCAGCAATAGCGGCTTGGGCATCTGCCTGCTCGTAGATATTGTTGTCGGGCTTAGAGACTGACATCGCATTGACCAAAAAGCCCGACGTGAGCACAATCACAGCGGCAACACCTATCTTTCTTATAGTTTTTTTCATAGTTCATTCATTATTGCGGGGCAAAGGTACGACTTTTTTATGATTTATAAGCTATTTTTCACGATTATTTTGCATTTCAGTATAAAAATCAGTTGGGAGGCAAAGCTGTATAAGGGTTATTACGCATATAAACTATAACAAATACCTTTTTTAGATGCTATTTCTACGTTGTTGTACATACACAGGATTTAGACGAGTCTAAAAAGGAGCTGACTCCATCCGTACTGGTACCGTACTGATACCGTATCTAATCCGTATTGATCTCGTTAGAAAATTTTTCTAAATTGGTAGGTGAGTTTTTGCTTATTTTGTGAGAGAGCATTAACTATGTTTTAGAGGAGTTGTTTGCGTAGGCTGTTTTATTTCTTAAAATATACTATTCAAAAGAAAGCAAAAAGAAAGGTAAGTGTGTAAGATAAAGCATTTTAAGGTAAGGAGTAAAAATTATTTCGAAAATTCTTCATTTATTATTTGGAGATTTAAGGATTTAACTGTAATTTTGTAGCGTTTTTTGATAAGTTCATAATTTAAACCGATATTATATGAAGTTTTTAAAGAAAATTGCCTTGATAGTGTTAATGATGCTGTCAGTGGCAGTCTTCGGGCAAAAACCGAAGATACGTATTATTGCAACGGGCGGAACGATTGCAGGGGTCAGCAAGTCGAACACAGAGTCGAATTACAAGGCTGGAGAGCTCGGTATCTATCAGTTGTTGGAGGCTGTGCCTGAGGTGAAGAACTTGGCAGAGGTCAGCGGTGAGCAGTTAGTGAAGATAGGTTCGCAGGATATGAACGACGAGGTGTGGCTCAAACTCGCCAAGCGTATCAATGAACTACTTAACAAGGAAGGCTATGACGGGGTGGTGATCACTCACGGCACCGACACTATGGAAGAAACTTCGTACTTCCTGAACCTCACTGTGCACAGTGCTAAGCCTGTGGTGTTGGTGGGTGCTATGCGTCCTTCCACAGGGATGAGTGCCGACGGACCGCTGAACCTCTACAATGCGGTAGCCGTAGCAGCTGATAAGAACGCTGCTGGCAGAGGGGTAATGGTGTGTATGAACGACATTGTGCTCGACGGTAAGGATGTGATCAAGACCAACACTACGGCTGTGGAAACCTTTAAGGGGGCTAACTATGGCGAGTTAGCTTATATTCACAATGGGAAGCCTTTCTTTAACCGTCGTCCTGAGCAGAAGCACACCGTGAACTCTGAGTTTGATGTAGACAACCTGAAATCGCTGCCTAAGGTAGGGATCGTGTACAGCTATTCCAATGCCTCTGAATTGCCACTAAAAGCCTTTGTAGACGCAAAGTACAATGGGGTGGTGTTTGCGGGAGTTGGCAATGGCAATCTCTATCATACGCTCTTTGATATGGCTATTAAGGCACAACAAAAGGGCATACAGATTGTTCGTGCTTCGCGTGTGCCCACAGGGGCTACTACCCTTGATGCTGAGGTAGATGACGCAAAATACCACTTCGTGGCTTCACAAGCATTGAATCCACAGAAAGCACGCGTTCTGCTGATGCTTGCCCTTACCAAAACTAAAGATTGGCAGCAAATACAGAAGTATTTTAATGAATATTAATTTTTTAGGGGTCAGGGATCAGCTTTCAGGGGTCAGCCAGTGGCTCACCATAGTTTACTACCATCGTGCTATCTGAAAGCTGACAGCTGACACCTCAAACCTGAATATTATGAAAAAGATATTATTATTGGCAGTAACCCTCCTTATGGGAGGAGCTGCCGCAGCACAAGAAGGTTGGCAAGAGGGCAATCCTCTGCAAGGGCAACTCGATAGCCTCAAGGCACAGATTAGTAAGTTTAACTTGTACTTTAACTTCCAATCGAGTTTTGATGTGATAGTGCCTGACAAGGGCGATACTGAGGCTAATTTTAGGGCACGACAGTTGCGCCTTGAGATGCGTGGCAATATCACTGACCAGATATTCTACCGTTTCCGCCATAGGCTGAACAAGTCGAATGCGGGTATGGACTTGGACAATTTAGCTAAGGCTACCGACATTATGTATGCAGGTTTTCACCTCAATGACCAATTCACCCTTACCGCAGGGAAGATGTGCCAAGCGTGGGGTGGCTTTGAGTTTGACCTCAATCCGATGAACATCTATGAGTACTCTGACTTTGTAGATCATATGGATAACTTTATGCTTGGAGCGATGTTTACCTACGCCCCTAATGCGAGCCACGAGTTTAACTTGCAGATTACGGATGTGAGGAATGACAAGTTTGAAAACCTTTATGCAGGAAGCTCTTTTGAGAAAAGCCGTAGCCCGCTGACTTACATTGTCAATTGGAATGGTAATCTCTTTGACAATGTACTGCAAACGCGTTGGGCTTGGGGTTTACAGCAAGAGGCTAAGAACAAAGCGAACTTAATGCTCACCTTGGGTACAAGGCTGAACTTGCCAAAGTTCCAAATGTTCTTTGACTATATGCGTGCCGATGAGAGTTTGGATAGGCTTCGTTATGCCTCAACATATGGTGGTACTGCTCCTACTTACTTAGAGAAGACCACCTACAATTCATTCATCTTAAAGGCTGAATATCAACCTGCGGAACAGTGGAATGTCTTCGTAAAGGGTATGTACGAAACTGCTGATGCAGACAATGGCAAGTTGCCCACAGGCGTGTACAACAACCAGCGCAAGTCCTACGGGTATTATGCAGGGGTAGAGTATATCCCTTTCAAAGACCAAGATTTGCGGTTCTTCTTTGCGTATGTAGGGCGTAAGTTTGAATATAAGCAAGGAGATGGTAATGCTACCAATCGCTTTAGCTTAGGGATGATGTATAGGATTAAAGCGTTTTAGTGATTAATGATTAATGATCAATGATTAATGTGCTAACGCACAGTAAAAAGTATTGAAGATTACTGTAACACATAGCCGATTAAGTCAATTCTCCACGCCATTGAGCGTGGAGAATTACTGTGTGTTTGCCTTTCAGGGGGTGGGCTTATTTGCTGTCGATGCGGTGGAGTTTGCCTACGCGGGCAATACGCTGCTGTTCCTCTCACCTTATCAACACTTTCAATGGAAAGGAGGCAGCGATGCCACAGTGAGTCTATTGCAGTTTCACGGCGACTTCTACTGCATTGAATATCACAAGAAAGAGGTTGCCTGCAATGGGCTGCTCTTCAATGCGATCTTCTTAACCCCACATATAGAGGCAAGCGAGGCTACTTTTGCAGAGATTGAGCATATATTGCAGCGCATTGAGGCAGAGAGCAATACCCACGAGGCTTATTCGGAGGCAGTACTGAAATCGTATTTGCAGCTCATCTTAGCCCTATCGAGCAAGGAGAAGAGTATGCAGCTCACGGAAGCCCCAAAAGAGGTGTCGCACCAGTTGGTAGCTGACTTTCAGGGGTTGCTCAACACCCATTTTGTAAGGGAGCGCGGCGTGCAGTACTATGCCGAAGCACTGCACCTACAAACGGACACTTTCAGCAAGCGTATTAAGAGCCTCACGGGCAAATCGCCCACGAAACTCATACAGGAGCGCGTGGTGCTCGAGGCTAAGAAGCTGCTACACCTCACCCATAAGTCCATCAAGGAAGTAGCCTTTGAGCTTAACTTCGAAGATGAGTTCTATTTCAGCAGATTTTTTAAGAAAACCGTGGGTTTATCGCCCAAACACTTCCGCGAGCGCGTGGGTATCTCCATTGTGGCTGTGTAGCGTGGCGGATTTGTCTATGAGAATGACGTTTTTATCCATTTGTCAGTCTGCGAAAAGGTAGTAATTTTGCGCCCTGAAAAACATCATTAATATTTAACATCAATAGTATGCAGAAATTATTACATTTTTTGGCTAATGGCGATCGCTGTTTTGTAAATTACATCCGTGTGGCGATCTTTATTGTTATGGCTTGGATTGGCGGACTTAAAGTATGCCAATACGAGGCGGACGGCATTGTTCCTTTTGTGACCAATAGCCCTTTTATGAACTTCTTCTATCATAATTCAGGCAAGACTGCCATCGATGAGAAGGGCGTTACAGGCACTGTGATCAATGGGCAGTCGAACGCTGTGGGTAAGGAAGTAGCACAGTACAAGCTCCACAAAAATCCTGAGGGCAAGATGGTGAAAGCCAATATCGAGTGGCATAAAGAGAACGGCACTTACGCTTTTTCGTACGGTTTGGGTGCTTTTATATGCCTTATCGGGCTTTTGACATTGCTCGGGATATGGTCGCCTAAGATTGGCGTTGTCGGCGGCTTGCTCACCTTCGGAATGAGCATCGTAACGCTCTCTTTTTTGATCACTACCCCCGAGGTATATGTGCCTAACTTAGGTGGTGATATGCCTACCCCACACTATGGCTTCCCTTACCTCTCAGGAGCAGGGCGATT from Capnocytophaga haemolytica harbors:
- a CDS encoding porin, producing the protein MKKILLLAVTLLMGGAAAAQEGWQEGNPLQGQLDSLKAQISKFNLYFNFQSSFDVIVPDKGDTEANFRARQLRLEMRGNITDQIFYRFRHRLNKSNAGMDLDNLAKATDIMYAGFHLNDQFTLTAGKMCQAWGGFEFDLNPMNIYEYSDFVDHMDNFMLGAMFTYAPNASHEFNLQITDVRNDKFENLYAGSSFEKSRSPLTYIVNWNGNLFDNVLQTRWAWGLQQEAKNKANLMLTLGTRLNLPKFQMFFDYMRADESLDRLRYASTYGGTAPTYLEKTTYNSFILKAEYQPAEQWNVFVKGMYETADADNGKLPTGVYNNQRKSYGYYAGVEYIPFKDQDLRFFFAYVGRKFEYKQGDGNATNRFSLGMMYRIKAF
- a CDS encoding lytic transglycosylase domain-containing protein, giving the protein MKKTIRKIGVAAVIVLTSGFLVNAMSVSKPDNNIYEQADAQAAIAESTTEHHKGSFESDYRVYALDIPEKLDFAGEPVPLEDPDIYERADREFTVNTYWQSNTLLILKRANKYFPIIEPILRRNNIPDDFKYLAVIESSLTNAVSPSGASGFWQFMRPAAKEYNLEVTDQVDERYHLEKATQAACDYFNKAKRITGSWTMAAAAYNAGMTGVNTQATFQQTKNYYDLWLSTETSRYVFRILAMKEIMKHPKKYGFIFDKKHLYNELPTTNVMVDSTISNLTDFAKSQNITYKDLKLYNPWLRDKKLDNEDGKTYYIRIPKK
- the ansB gene encoding L-asparaginase 2 gives rise to the protein MKFLKKIALIVLMMLSVAVFGQKPKIRIIATGGTIAGVSKSNTESNYKAGELGIYQLLEAVPEVKNLAEVSGEQLVKIGSQDMNDEVWLKLAKRINELLNKEGYDGVVITHGTDTMEETSYFLNLTVHSAKPVVLVGAMRPSTGMSADGPLNLYNAVAVAADKNAAGRGVMVCMNDIVLDGKDVIKTNTTAVETFKGANYGELAYIHNGKPFFNRRPEQKHTVNSEFDVDNLKSLPKVGIVYSYSNASELPLKAFVDAKYNGVVFAGVGNGNLYHTLFDMAIKAQQKGIQIVRASRVPTGATTLDAEVDDAKYHFVASQALNPQKARVLLMLALTKTKDWQQIQKYFNEY
- the murI gene encoding glutamate racemase, which translates into the protein MKNENPIGLFDSGVGGTTIWREVVTLMPCENTLFLADSANAPYGEKSKEEITRLSDVNTQYLLDHGAKIIVVACNTATTAAISYLRAKYKQVPFIGIEPAIKPASLNSKSKKIGVLATRSTLASDLFAKTSNQMAEEEEVQIIERVGEGLVDLIESGQINSPKMTELLRQYLLPMVAEGIDYLVLGCTHYPYLLPQIKAILPPHIEVIDSGYAVAKQTRNVLQQRDLLTKHTSQGRHTWLTSGKVEILKGFAPDFVEIRKIESRRAEVRN
- a CDS encoding DUF417 family protein; the encoded protein is MQKLLHFLANGDRCFVNYIRVAIFIVMAWIGGLKVCQYEADGIVPFVTNSPFMNFFYHNSGKTAIDEKGVTGTVINGQSNAVGKEVAQYKLHKNPEGKMVKANIEWHKENGTYAFSYGLGAFICLIGLLTLLGIWSPKIGVVGGLLTFGMSIVTLSFLITTPEVYVPNLGGDMPTPHYGFPYLSGAGRLVLKDIIMSAGGLIAASEAARRLLKAKQA
- a CDS encoding helix-turn-helix domain-containing protein, yielding MKITVTHSRLSQFSTPLSVENYCVFAFQGVGLFAVDAVEFAYAGNTLLFLSPYQHFQWKGGSDATVSLLQFHGDFYCIEYHKKEVACNGLLFNAIFLTPHIEASEATFAEIEHILQRIEAESNTHEAYSEAVLKSYLQLILALSSKEKSMQLTEAPKEVSHQLVADFQGLLNTHFVRERGVQYYAEALHLQTDTFSKRIKSLTGKSPTKLIQERVVLEAKKLLHLTHKSIKEVAFELNFEDEFYFSRFFKKTVGLSPKHFRERVGISIVAV